A single region of the Hippoglossus hippoglossus isolate fHipHip1 chromosome 17, fHipHip1.pri, whole genome shotgun sequence genome encodes:
- the LOC117778128 gene encoding desmoglein-2-like isoform X2, which yields MAPLLRCCVFSLLLFFLTLDPGAAEGNGPRLQRQKREWVVAPRKLKENHDYTGLLSIAKIRSDREYNRTIYYSLSGRGVDQPPIGRFSVDSKNGFIKVHSLLDREDIAIYHLKGVAKFKDGTYAENDINVTITVEDVNDCIPVITVAQVGSVNESSAEGTVVMRVNATDCDEPNTAHTKLFYSIDEESNRDGMFYINSETGDVMVKQTNLDREIKDTYNLVVTASDMNGQSGGNTGGGEIQIKIQDINDNVPTLEKEMYEGSVMENTIGTEVMRIQSVDMDMIHTDNWNAVYEIVSGNEGGYFSIVTDAKTNEGIIMVNKPLDYEELKALNLGVAVSNKAGYNFGSSQTSGSVTSKSYPVKINVVNQNEGPRFQPGVKVVTISEDQKTISLNKIFTNYAAIDSDTLETATNVRYAKVRDDDNWLTIDEKTADIRLNKLPDRESTFLVNGTYYAEIICMTDDNPSKTATGTIAIQVEDFNDHCPKLTTTAHTMCLGGNAIYATAVDEDAFPNSAPFEFTVIGDQGNQKWTVEHLNDTTSILRDNANLWPGIFQVAVEVKDQQGKACDEVQMIDVSVCECEEDTQVCAPRRAKTVGLGAGGILLLLLGLLLLLLLPLLLLFCLCGGGPVSGDFKQILFDTKPQLMSFHTEGRGEDKDVPLLHVPIEVDGGAANLKSNNNYESKGYLGSLANIGGGVGGGAGYGGGIDTSNLTAEEFAMYSRYERDFAQEEADYRLGAGMGAEFSGYGGGAFDGMALSEHFLQEYYTNKSNHATQESQQKDGLLVYDYEGQESLAGSVGCCSLLENDDDLSFLNDLGYKFKTLAEICQGSTIVTQSANAEVSSSRPRPVSPVRPSTSSHTHFHTHTESVRDSDRVHINTVDTSNAATGSSTIFQEERITERAQVPTVQVQDNITIPSQTMLIQQPTMYYTAAPMYVVESQPQMMLVAGGAQQQGLVQVGGLQGSQGMVLVDRQVGVNGGMGQVQVGGLQGSQGMVLIDRQVGVNGGMGQVQVGGLQGSQGMVLVDRQVGVNGGMGQVQVGGLQGSQGMVFVDRQVGVDGGMGQVAQGFSQGTISRKVLLVENGSTAGQQGGQFAQGFIQMGQGSTEQGLEVSGQGFEVRGQGYEVRAPSFTMGSLGSTGLNEDFSGHTQVSMATPKLQGSKKQVVQHKKVTVTERNIESNTRA from the exons ATGGCTCCGCTGCTGAGGTGCTGCGTTTTTAGCCTGCTGCTGTTCTTCTTAACG CTGGATCCTGGGGCAGCAGAAGGAAATGGACCAAGgttacaaagacagaaaagagaatgGGTCGTCGCCCCCAGAAAGCTGAAGGAAAACCACGACTACACCGGCCTGCTGAGTATCGCCAAA attCGCTCGGATCGTGAATACAACAGGACGATATATTATTCCTTATCAGGGCGTGGTGTCGACCAACCGCCTATAGGAAGATTTTCTGTCGACAGTAAAAATGGTTTTATTAAAGTCCATTCCCTTCTGGACCGAGAGGATATCGCCATCTATCAT TTAAAAGGTGTGGCCAAATTCAAAGACGGGACTTATGCTGAGAATGATATTAATGTTACCATCACTGTTGAGGATGTGAATGACTGCATTCCAGTCATTACGGTTGCGCAGGTCGGATCTGTCAATGAATCCAGTGCAGAAG GTACTGTTGTCATGAGAGTGAATGCTACTGATTGCGATGAACCAAACACAGCCCACACAAAACTCTTCTACAGCATTGACGAGGAGAGTAACAGGGATGGGATGTTCTACATCAACTCTGAAACTGGAGACGTCATGGTGAAACAGACCAATCTGGATAGGGAG ATCAAAGATACCTACAACTTGGTTGTCACAGCCTCTGACATGAATGGACAGtcaggaggaaacacaggaggCGGAGAAATTCAGATAAAAATTCAGGACATAAATGACAATGTGCCGACCTTGGAGAAAGAAATG tatGAAGGGAGCGTGATGGAGAACACCATCGGCACGGAGGTGATGAGGATTCAATCCGTTGACATGGATATGATTCACACTGACAACTGGAACGCTGTCTATGAAATCGTTTCAGGGAACGAGGGAGGCTATTTCAGTATCGTTACTGATGCCAAGACCAACGAGGGAATCATCATGGTTAACAAG CCGCTGGACTATGAGGAACTGAAGGCCCTCAACTTGGGTGTGGCCGTCTCCAACAAAGCGGGGTACAATTTTGGTAGTAGCCAAACGTCAGGATCCGTCACCTCAAAATCCTACCCTGTCAAAATCAATGTGGTCAATCAAAACGAAGGCCCCCGTTTTCAGCCAGGTGTGAAAGTGGTGACCATCTCTGAGGACCAAAAAACAATCTCCCTCAACAAAATCTTCACTAACTACGCCGCTATCGACAGTGACACACTGGAGACAGCCACCAACGTCAG ATATGCAAAAGTCCGCGATGATGATAACTGGTTGACCATTGATGAAAAGACAGCAGATATCAGGCTGAATAAACTACCTGACAGAGAGTCCACATTCTTGGTCAATGGAACATATTATGCTGAAATAATATGTATGACCGATG ATAATCCCTCCAAAACAGCCACAGGCACCATAGCCATTCAGGTGGAGGACTTCAATGACCACTGCCCAAAACTGACGACAACAGCTCACACCATGTGCCTCGGGGGGAACGCCATCTACGCCACAGCCGTGGACGAGGATGCTTTCCCCAATTCAGCGCCATTCGAGTTCACTGTGATTGGGGACCAGGGCAATCAGAAATGGACAGTGGAGCATCTTAATG ATACCACATCAATTCTCAGAGACAACGCCAACTTGTGGCCAGGCATCTTCCAAGTGGCCGTGGAGGTCAAGGACCAGCAAGGGAAAGCGTGTGATGAGGTTCAGATGATCGATGTATCCGTGTGTGAGTGCGAGGAGGACACCCAAGTGTGCGCTCCGCGCCGTGCAAAGACAGTAGGTTTAGGAGCTGGAGGGATCCTGCTTCTGCTCCtgggactgctgctgctgctgc tgttgCCGCTTCTGCTGTTGTTCTGCCTGTGTGGAGGTGGTCCAGTTAGTGGAGATTTCAAGCAGATTCTATTCGACACCAAACCGCAGCTGATGTCATTTCACACTGAGGGACGGGGAGAAGACAAG GACGTTCCTCTTCTACATGTCCCGATTGAAGTCGACGGTGGCGCCGCGAACCTCAAGAGCAACAACAACTATGAGTCAAAGGGGTACCTGGGAAGTTTGGCTAACATCGGAGGAGGAGTGGGTGGAGGAGCAGGATATGGCGGTGGCATTGATACATCCAATTTGACAGCAGAGGAATTTGCCATGTACAGCAGATACGAAAGAGATTTCGCGCAAGAGGAGGCAGACTATAGACTAGGTGCAGGGATGGGGGCTGAGTTCTCTGGATACGGAGGTGGGGCCTTTGATGGGATGGCTCTATCTGAACACTTCCTGCAAGAGTACTATACAAAT AAATCAAACCATGCCACACAAGAGTCCCAGCAGAAGGATGGACTGCTGGTCTATGACTATGAGGGTCAGGAGTCTCTGGCGGGTTCTGTAGGTTGCTGCAGTCTTCTCGAGAACGATGATGATCTCTCCTTCCTCAATGACCTTGGGTATAAATTCAAAACCCTGGCAGAGATTTGTCAAGGATCGACCATCGTGACCCAATCTGCGAATGCAGAGGTTTCCAGCTCCCGACCACGACCAGTGTCTCCAGTCAggccctccacctcctcccacacgcacttccacactcacacagaatcAGTCAGGGACAGTGACCGTGTCCATATCAACACTGTGGACACCTCCAATGCAGCAACCGGATCCTCCACGATCTTCCAGGAGGAGCGAATTACTGAGAGAGCCCAGGTTCCTACGGTGCAAGTCCAGGACAATATAACGATTCCCAGTCAGACCATGCTCATACAGCAGCCAACTATGTACTATACTGCTGCGCCCATGTATGTAGTCGAGTCCCAGCCCCAGATGATGCTTGTGGCAGGGGGAGCCCAGCAGCAGGGGCTGGTGCAAGTTGGTGGTCTCCAAGGTTCTCAGGGTATGGTCCTCGTAGACAGGCAGGTAGGAGTAAATGGAGGCATGGGGCAGGTGCAGGTTGGTGGTCTCCAAGGTTCTCAGGGTATGGTCCTCATAGACAGGCAGGTAGGAGTAAATGGAGGCATGGGGCAGGTGCAGGTTGGTGGTCTCCAAGGTTCTCAGGGTATGGTCCTCGTAGACAGGCAGGTAGGAGTAAATGGAGGCATGGGGCAGGTGCAGGTTGGTGGTCTCCAAGGTTCTCAGGGTATGGTCTTCGTAGACAGGCAG GTAGGAGTAGATGGAGGCATGGGGCAGGTGGCACAAGGCTTTTCGCAGGGAACCATCTCCAGGAAGGTGTTGCTGGTGGAGAACGGGTCCACCGCTGGACAGCAAGGTGGACAATTTGCGCAGGGATTTATTCAGATGGGACAGGGTTCCACAGAGCAGGGCCTTGAGGTCAGTGGTCAGGGCTtcgaggtcagaggtcagggctATGAGGTGAGGGCTCCCAGTTTTACGATGGGTTCACTCGGTTCTACAGGATTAAATGAGGATTTCTCTGGTCACACCCAAGTTTCTATGGCCACACCCAAGTTACAAGGGAGCAAGAAACAGGTTGTGCAACATAAGAAAGTCACtgtcacagagagaaatattgaATCTAATACAAGAgcttaa
- the LOC117778128 gene encoding desmoglein-2-like isoform X4: MAPLLRCCVFSLLLFFLTLDPGAAEGNGPRLQRQKREWVVAPRKLKENHDYTGLLSIAKIRSDREYNRTIYYSLSGRGVDQPPIGRFSVDSKNGFIKVHSLLDREDIAIYHLKGVAKFKDGTYAENDINVTITVEDVNDCIPVITVAQVGSVNESSAEGTVVMRVNATDCDEPNTAHTKLFYSIDEESNRDGMFYINSETGDVMVKQTNLDREIKDTYNLVVTASDMNGQSGGNTGGGEIQIKIQDINDNVPTLEKEMYEGSVMENTIGTEVMRIQSVDMDMIHTDNWNAVYEIVSGNEGGYFSIVTDAKTNEGIIMVNKPLDYEELKALNLGVAVSNKAGYNFGSSQTSGSVTSKSYPVKINVVNQNEGPRFQPGVKVVTISEDQKTISLNKIFTNYAAIDSDTLETATNVRYAKVRDDDNWLTIDEKTADIRLNKLPDRESTFLVNGTYYAEIICMTDDNPSKTATGTIAIQVEDFNDHCPKLTTTAHTMCLGGNAIYATAVDEDAFPNSAPFEFTVIGDQGNQKWTVEHLNDTTSILRDNANLWPGIFQVAVEVKDQQGKACDEVQMIDVSVCECEEDTQVCAPRRAKTVGLGAGGILLLLLGLLLLLLLPLLLLFCLCGGGPVSGDFKQILFDTKPQLMSFHTEGRGEDKDVPLLHVPIEVDGGAANLKSNNNYESKGYLGSLANIGGGVGGGAGYGGGIDTSNLTAEEFAMYSRYERDFAQEEADYRLGAGMGAEFSGYGGGAFDGMALSEHFLQEYYTNKSNHATQESQQKDGLLVYDYEGQESLAGSVGCCSLLENDDDLSFLNDLGYKFKTLAEICQGSTIVTQSANAEVSSSRPRPVSPVRPSTSSHTHFHTHTESVRDSDRVHINTVDTSNAATGSSTIFQEERITERAQVPTVQVQDNITIPSQTMLIQQPTMYYTAAPMYVVESQPQMMLVAGGAQQQGLVQVGGLQGSQGMVLVDRQVGVNGGMGQVQVGGLQGSQGMVLIDRQVGVNGGMGQVQVGGLQGSQGMVLVDRQVGVNGGMGQVAQGFSQGTISRKVLLVENGSTAGQQGGQFAQGFIQMGQGSTEQGLEVSGQGFEVRGQGYEVRAPSFTMGSLGSTGLNEDFSGHTQVSMATPKLQGSKKQVVQHKKVTVTERNIESNTRA; encoded by the exons ATGGCTCCGCTGCTGAGGTGCTGCGTTTTTAGCCTGCTGCTGTTCTTCTTAACG CTGGATCCTGGGGCAGCAGAAGGAAATGGACCAAGgttacaaagacagaaaagagaatgGGTCGTCGCCCCCAGAAAGCTGAAGGAAAACCACGACTACACCGGCCTGCTGAGTATCGCCAAA attCGCTCGGATCGTGAATACAACAGGACGATATATTATTCCTTATCAGGGCGTGGTGTCGACCAACCGCCTATAGGAAGATTTTCTGTCGACAGTAAAAATGGTTTTATTAAAGTCCATTCCCTTCTGGACCGAGAGGATATCGCCATCTATCAT TTAAAAGGTGTGGCCAAATTCAAAGACGGGACTTATGCTGAGAATGATATTAATGTTACCATCACTGTTGAGGATGTGAATGACTGCATTCCAGTCATTACGGTTGCGCAGGTCGGATCTGTCAATGAATCCAGTGCAGAAG GTACTGTTGTCATGAGAGTGAATGCTACTGATTGCGATGAACCAAACACAGCCCACACAAAACTCTTCTACAGCATTGACGAGGAGAGTAACAGGGATGGGATGTTCTACATCAACTCTGAAACTGGAGACGTCATGGTGAAACAGACCAATCTGGATAGGGAG ATCAAAGATACCTACAACTTGGTTGTCACAGCCTCTGACATGAATGGACAGtcaggaggaaacacaggaggCGGAGAAATTCAGATAAAAATTCAGGACATAAATGACAATGTGCCGACCTTGGAGAAAGAAATG tatGAAGGGAGCGTGATGGAGAACACCATCGGCACGGAGGTGATGAGGATTCAATCCGTTGACATGGATATGATTCACACTGACAACTGGAACGCTGTCTATGAAATCGTTTCAGGGAACGAGGGAGGCTATTTCAGTATCGTTACTGATGCCAAGACCAACGAGGGAATCATCATGGTTAACAAG CCGCTGGACTATGAGGAACTGAAGGCCCTCAACTTGGGTGTGGCCGTCTCCAACAAAGCGGGGTACAATTTTGGTAGTAGCCAAACGTCAGGATCCGTCACCTCAAAATCCTACCCTGTCAAAATCAATGTGGTCAATCAAAACGAAGGCCCCCGTTTTCAGCCAGGTGTGAAAGTGGTGACCATCTCTGAGGACCAAAAAACAATCTCCCTCAACAAAATCTTCACTAACTACGCCGCTATCGACAGTGACACACTGGAGACAGCCACCAACGTCAG ATATGCAAAAGTCCGCGATGATGATAACTGGTTGACCATTGATGAAAAGACAGCAGATATCAGGCTGAATAAACTACCTGACAGAGAGTCCACATTCTTGGTCAATGGAACATATTATGCTGAAATAATATGTATGACCGATG ATAATCCCTCCAAAACAGCCACAGGCACCATAGCCATTCAGGTGGAGGACTTCAATGACCACTGCCCAAAACTGACGACAACAGCTCACACCATGTGCCTCGGGGGGAACGCCATCTACGCCACAGCCGTGGACGAGGATGCTTTCCCCAATTCAGCGCCATTCGAGTTCACTGTGATTGGGGACCAGGGCAATCAGAAATGGACAGTGGAGCATCTTAATG ATACCACATCAATTCTCAGAGACAACGCCAACTTGTGGCCAGGCATCTTCCAAGTGGCCGTGGAGGTCAAGGACCAGCAAGGGAAAGCGTGTGATGAGGTTCAGATGATCGATGTATCCGTGTGTGAGTGCGAGGAGGACACCCAAGTGTGCGCTCCGCGCCGTGCAAAGACAGTAGGTTTAGGAGCTGGAGGGATCCTGCTTCTGCTCCtgggactgctgctgctgctgc tgttgCCGCTTCTGCTGTTGTTCTGCCTGTGTGGAGGTGGTCCAGTTAGTGGAGATTTCAAGCAGATTCTATTCGACACCAAACCGCAGCTGATGTCATTTCACACTGAGGGACGGGGAGAAGACAAG GACGTTCCTCTTCTACATGTCCCGATTGAAGTCGACGGTGGCGCCGCGAACCTCAAGAGCAACAACAACTATGAGTCAAAGGGGTACCTGGGAAGTTTGGCTAACATCGGAGGAGGAGTGGGTGGAGGAGCAGGATATGGCGGTGGCATTGATACATCCAATTTGACAGCAGAGGAATTTGCCATGTACAGCAGATACGAAAGAGATTTCGCGCAAGAGGAGGCAGACTATAGACTAGGTGCAGGGATGGGGGCTGAGTTCTCTGGATACGGAGGTGGGGCCTTTGATGGGATGGCTCTATCTGAACACTTCCTGCAAGAGTACTATACAAAT AAATCAAACCATGCCACACAAGAGTCCCAGCAGAAGGATGGACTGCTGGTCTATGACTATGAGGGTCAGGAGTCTCTGGCGGGTTCTGTAGGTTGCTGCAGTCTTCTCGAGAACGATGATGATCTCTCCTTCCTCAATGACCTTGGGTATAAATTCAAAACCCTGGCAGAGATTTGTCAAGGATCGACCATCGTGACCCAATCTGCGAATGCAGAGGTTTCCAGCTCCCGACCACGACCAGTGTCTCCAGTCAggccctccacctcctcccacacgcacttccacactcacacagaatcAGTCAGGGACAGTGACCGTGTCCATATCAACACTGTGGACACCTCCAATGCAGCAACCGGATCCTCCACGATCTTCCAGGAGGAGCGAATTACTGAGAGAGCCCAGGTTCCTACGGTGCAAGTCCAGGACAATATAACGATTCCCAGTCAGACCATGCTCATACAGCAGCCAACTATGTACTATACTGCTGCGCCCATGTATGTAGTCGAGTCCCAGCCCCAGATGATGCTTGTGGCAGGGGGAGCCCAGCAGCAGGGGCTGGTGCAAGTTGGTGGTCTCCAAGGTTCTCAGGGTATGGTCCTCGTAGACAGGCAGGTAGGAGTAAATGGAGGCATGGGGCAGGTGCAGGTTGGTGGTCTCCAAGGTTCTCAGGGTATGGTCCTCATAGACAGGCAGGTAGGAGTAAATGGAGGCATGGGGCAGGTGCAGGTTGGTGGTCTCCAAGGTTCTCAGGGTATGGTCCTCGTAGACAGGCAGGTAGGAGTAAATGGAGGCATGGGGCAG GTGGCACAAGGCTTTTCGCAGGGAACCATCTCCAGGAAGGTGTTGCTGGTGGAGAACGGGTCCACCGCTGGACAGCAAGGTGGACAATTTGCGCAGGGATTTATTCAGATGGGACAGGGTTCCACAGAGCAGGGCCTTGAGGTCAGTGGTCAGGGCTtcgaggtcagaggtcagggctATGAGGTGAGGGCTCCCAGTTTTACGATGGGTTCACTCGGTTCTACAGGATTAAATGAGGATTTCTCTGGTCACACCCAAGTTTCTATGGCCACACCCAAGTTACAAGGGAGCAAGAAACAGGTTGTGCAACATAAGAAAGTCACtgtcacagagagaaatattgaATCTAATACAAGAgcttaa
- the LOC117778128 gene encoding desmoglein-2-like isoform X1 has translation MAPLLRCCVFSLLLFFLTLDPGAAEGNGPRLQRQKREWVVAPRKLKENHDYTGLLSIAKIRSDREYNRTIYYSLSGRGVDQPPIGRFSVDSKNGFIKVHSLLDREDIAIYHLKGVAKFKDGTYAENDINVTITVEDVNDCIPVITVAQVGSVNESSAEGTVVMRVNATDCDEPNTAHTKLFYSIDEESNRDGMFYINSETGDVMVKQTNLDREIKDTYNLVVTASDMNGQSGGNTGGGEIQIKIQDINDNVPTLEKEMYEGSVMENTIGTEVMRIQSVDMDMIHTDNWNAVYEIVSGNEGGYFSIVTDAKTNEGIIMVNKPLDYEELKALNLGVAVSNKAGYNFGSSQTSGSVTSKSYPVKINVVNQNEGPRFQPGVKVVTISEDQKTISLNKIFTNYAAIDSDTLETATNVRYAKVRDDDNWLTIDEKTADIRLNKLPDRESTFLVNGTYYAEIICMTDDNPSKTATGTIAIQVEDFNDHCPKLTTTAHTMCLGGNAIYATAVDEDAFPNSAPFEFTVIGDQGNQKWTVEHLNDTTSILRDNANLWPGIFQVAVEVKDQQGKACDEVQMIDVSVCECEEDTQVCAPRRAKTVGLGAGGILLLLLGLLLLLLLPLLLLFCLCGGGPVSGDFKQILFDTKPQLMSFHTEGRGEDKDVPLLHVPIEVDGGAANLKSNNNYESKGYLGSLANIGGGVGGGAGYGGGIDTSNLTAEEFAMYSRYERDFAQEEADYRLGAGMGAEFSGYGGGAFDGMALSEHFLQEYYTNKSNHATQESQQKDGLLVYDYEGQESLAGSVGCCSLLENDDDLSFLNDLGYKFKTLAEICQGSTIVTQSANAEVSSSRPRPVSPVRPSTSSHTHFHTHTESVRDSDRVHINTVDTSNAATGSSTIFQEERITERAQVPTVQVQDNITIPSQTMLIQQPTMYYTAAPMYVVESQPQMMLVAGGAQQQGLVQVGGLQGSQGMVLVDRQVGVNGGMGQVQVGGLQGSQGMVLIDRQVGVNGGMGQVQVGGLQGSQGMVLVDRQVGVNGGMGQVQVGGLQGSQGMVFVDRQVGVDGGMGQVAQGFSQGTISRKVLLVENGSTAGQQGGQFAQGFIQMGQGSTEQGLEVSGQGFEVRGQGYEVRAPSFTMGSLGSTGLNEDFSGHTQVSMATPKLQGSKKQVVQHKKVTVTERNIESNTRA, from the exons ATGGCTCCGCTGCTGAGGTGCTGCGTTTTTAGCCTGCTGCTGTTCTTCTTAACG CTGGATCCTGGGGCAGCAGAAGGAAATGGACCAAGgttacaaagacagaaaagagaatgGGTCGTCGCCCCCAGAAAGCTGAAGGAAAACCACGACTACACCGGCCTGCTGAGTATCGCCAAA attCGCTCGGATCGTGAATACAACAGGACGATATATTATTCCTTATCAGGGCGTGGTGTCGACCAACCGCCTATAGGAAGATTTTCTGTCGACAGTAAAAATGGTTTTATTAAAGTCCATTCCCTTCTGGACCGAGAGGATATCGCCATCTATCAT TTAAAAGGTGTGGCCAAATTCAAAGACGGGACTTATGCTGAGAATGATATTAATGTTACCATCACTGTTGAGGATGTGAATGACTGCATTCCAGTCATTACGGTTGCGCAGGTCGGATCTGTCAATGAATCCAGTGCAGAAG GTACTGTTGTCATGAGAGTGAATGCTACTGATTGCGATGAACCAAACACAGCCCACACAAAACTCTTCTACAGCATTGACGAGGAGAGTAACAGGGATGGGATGTTCTACATCAACTCTGAAACTGGAGACGTCATGGTGAAACAGACCAATCTGGATAGGGAG ATCAAAGATACCTACAACTTGGTTGTCACAGCCTCTGACATGAATGGACAGtcaggaggaaacacaggaggCGGAGAAATTCAGATAAAAATTCAGGACATAAATGACAATGTGCCGACCTTGGAGAAAGAAATG tatGAAGGGAGCGTGATGGAGAACACCATCGGCACGGAGGTGATGAGGATTCAATCCGTTGACATGGATATGATTCACACTGACAACTGGAACGCTGTCTATGAAATCGTTTCAGGGAACGAGGGAGGCTATTTCAGTATCGTTACTGATGCCAAGACCAACGAGGGAATCATCATGGTTAACAAG CCGCTGGACTATGAGGAACTGAAGGCCCTCAACTTGGGTGTGGCCGTCTCCAACAAAGCGGGGTACAATTTTGGTAGTAGCCAAACGTCAGGATCCGTCACCTCAAAATCCTACCCTGTCAAAATCAATGTGGTCAATCAAAACGAAGGCCCCCGTTTTCAGCCAGGTGTGAAAGTGGTGACCATCTCTGAGGACCAAAAAACAATCTCCCTCAACAAAATCTTCACTAACTACGCCGCTATCGACAGTGACACACTGGAGACAGCCACCAACGTCAG ATATGCAAAAGTCCGCGATGATGATAACTGGTTGACCATTGATGAAAAGACAGCAGATATCAGGCTGAATAAACTACCTGACAGAGAGTCCACATTCTTGGTCAATGGAACATATTATGCTGAAATAATATGTATGACCGATG ATAATCCCTCCAAAACAGCCACAGGCACCATAGCCATTCAGGTGGAGGACTTCAATGACCACTGCCCAAAACTGACGACAACAGCTCACACCATGTGCCTCGGGGGGAACGCCATCTACGCCACAGCCGTGGACGAGGATGCTTTCCCCAATTCAGCGCCATTCGAGTTCACTGTGATTGGGGACCAGGGCAATCAGAAATGGACAGTGGAGCATCTTAATG ATACCACATCAATTCTCAGAGACAACGCCAACTTGTGGCCAGGCATCTTCCAAGTGGCCGTGGAGGTCAAGGACCAGCAAGGGAAAGCGTGTGATGAGGTTCAGATGATCGATGTATCCGTGTGTGAGTGCGAGGAGGACACCCAAGTGTGCGCTCCGCGCCGTGCAAAGACAGTAGGTTTAGGAGCTGGAGGGATCCTGCTTCTGCTCCtgggactgctgctgctgctgc tgttgCCGCTTCTGCTGTTGTTCTGCCTGTGTGGAGGTGGTCCAGTTAGTGGAGATTTCAAGCAGATTCTATTCGACACCAAACCGCAGCTGATGTCATTTCACACTGAGGGACGGGGAGAAGACAAG GACGTTCCTCTTCTACATGTCCCGATTGAAGTCGACGGTGGCGCCGCGAACCTCAAGAGCAACAACAACTATGAGTCAAAGGGGTACCTGGGAAGTTTGGCTAACATCGGAGGAGGAGTGGGTGGAGGAGCAGGATATGGCGGTGGCATTGATACATCCAATTTGACAGCAGAGGAATTTGCCATGTACAGCAGATACGAAAGAGATTTCGCGCAAGAGGAGGCAGACTATAGACTAGGTGCAGGGATGGGGGCTGAGTTCTCTGGATACGGAGGTGGGGCCTTTGATGGGATGGCTCTATCTGAACACTTCCTGCAAGAGTACTATACAAAT AAATCAAACCATGCCACACAAGAGTCCCAGCAGAAGGATGGACTGCTGGTCTATGACTATGAGGGTCAGGAGTCTCTGGCGGGTTCTGTAGGTTGCTGCAGTCTTCTCGAGAACGATGATGATCTCTCCTTCCTCAATGACCTTGGGTATAAATTCAAAACCCTGGCAGAGATTTGTCAAGGATCGACCATCGTGACCCAATCTGCGAATGCAGAGGTTTCCAGCTCCCGACCACGACCAGTGTCTCCAGTCAggccctccacctcctcccacacgcacttccacactcacacagaatcAGTCAGGGACAGTGACCGTGTCCATATCAACACTGTGGACACCTCCAATGCAGCAACCGGATCCTCCACGATCTTCCAGGAGGAGCGAATTACTGAGAGAGCCCAGGTTCCTACGGTGCAAGTCCAGGACAATATAACGATTCCCAGTCAGACCATGCTCATACAGCAGCCAACTATGTACTATACTGCTGCGCCCATGTATGTAGTCGAGTCCCAGCCCCAGATGATGCTTGTGGCAGGGGGAGCCCAGCAGCAGGGGCTGGTGCAAGTTGGTGGTCTCCAAGGTTCTCAGGGTATGGTCCTCGTAGACAGGCAGGTAGGAGTAAATGGAGGCATGGGGCAGGTGCAGGTTGGTGGTCTCCAAGGTTCTCAGGGTATGGTCCTCATAGACAGGCAGGTAGGAGTAAATGGAGGCATGGGGCAGGTGCAGGTTGGTGGTCTCCAAGGTTCTCAGGGTATGGTCCTCGTAGACAGGCAGGTAGGAGTAAATGGAGGCATGGGGCAGGTGCAGGTTGGTGGTCTCCAAGGTTCTCAGGGTATGGTCTTCGTAGACAGGCAGGTAGGAGTAGATGGAG GCATGGGGCAGGTGGCACAAGGCTTTTCGCAGGGAACCATCTCCAGGAAGGTGTTGCTGGTGGAGAACGGGTCCACCGCTGGACAGCAAGGTGGACAATTTGCGCAGGGATTTATTCAGATGGGACAGGGTTCCACAGAGCAGGGCCTTGAGGTCAGTGGTCAGGGCTtcgaggtcagaggtcagggctATGAGGTGAGGGCTCCCAGTTTTACGATGGGTTCACTCGGTTCTACAGGATTAAATGAGGATTTCTCTGGTCACACCCAAGTTTCTATGGCCACACCCAAGTTACAAGGGAGCAAGAAACAGGTTGTGCAACATAAGAAAGTCACtgtcacagagagaaatattgaATCTAATACAAGAgcttaa